TGGTCAGCTCGGTGGCCGGCTGCGCCGACGACACGCTGGCCGGGCTGGTGGCCTGCAACCCCGGGCTGCGGCTGCTGCGGGGACACCGGGTGGCCCTGCGCGCTGACCTGGCCGCCCTGCGGGGACGCGTGGCCCTGCTCTccggggggggctccggccACGAGCCCGCCCATGCAGGTGAGCGCCCACAGCCCCGCCGTGGGCTCGGTGCCCCCCCGGGCATCCCCGAGCCCCCCGTCCCTGCTCCTCCACAGGGTACATCGGGAAGGGCATGCTGAGCGGGGTGGTGGCCGGCGCCGTCTTCACCTCTCCCGCCGTGGGCAGCATCCTGGCGGCCATCCGGGCGGTGACGCAGGCTGGCGCAGGTATGGGGACGCGATGGGGCACTGGGGAGGTTGGCGGCCGTGCCGTCACCTaaccccctgcccctccccgcAGTGGGGACCCTCCTGATCGTGAAGAACTACACTGGGGACCGGCTGAACTTCGGGCTGGCGCTGGAGCGGGCACGGGCAGAGGGGGCTGACGTGcagatggtggtggtgggggacGACTGCGCTTTCACCACCCAGAAGAAAGCTGGGCGCCGCGGGCTGTGCGGCACCGTCCTCGTGCACAAGGTCCGTGGGGTCCCCTGGTGCCCCTAGGGGGGACGATGCACAGGGGTCCCTCGCCCATTGCTGCCCCCTTTGCAGGTGGCCGGGGCCCTGGCTGAGGCGGGGGCAAGCTTGGATGAGATTGTCAAGAGGGTGTCGGCGGTCGCCAAAGCCATGGGTACGTGCACGGGGCCCTCCCCAGTGGCAGATAAGAGGCACCGGCACGGGGTGGACTTCAGCCCGAGCCGGGCATCCCACGTGCCCGCAGCGTGGCTGGGGCATGGTCACGTTCCTGCCTCCCCGTGTGGCTGCCCGCGTGCCCGCCGCCTGCCCCGAAATCTGGCACGCATCCCTCCTTCTCCCCGCCACCTACAGGCACCCTGGGGCTCAGCCTGTCCCCGTGCAGCGTCCCCGGGTCCAAGCCCACCTTCCAGCTGGCTGACGATGAgatggagctggggctgggtgagGAGCTGCCCCCTTGCCTCCCCCCTGCGCCAGGCTGCTGGCGGCCGTGGGGGCCACGTGCCCCTCGGCCCTGGGCGTCAGCATGGGGTGACgctgccctgtccctgcagggatCCACGGCGAGGCGGGCGTGCGCAGGATGAAGGTGAGCAGCGTCCCCTCGCCCCggccctctccctgcccccctGCCCTGGCCTCACGGTCCCCTGCACCCCTGCCAGGTGATGCCGGCGGACGAGGCGGTGGAGACGATGCTGGCGCACATGACAGACCCTGCCAATGCCTCCCATCTGCCCCTGAGCCGCGGTGAGCCCTCGTGTTTCCCCGGGCACCCCCTGCACGTGCAGGGCAGGGGCCTCACTCTGCTCGCTGCCTCGCAGGTGCTTctgtggtgctggtggtgaACAACCTGGGCGGGCTGTcctgcctggagctgggcaTCGTGGCTGGCGCTGCCGTGCGTGGGCTGGGTGAGTGTTGGGGCCTGGGGGCACCCTGGAGCCCTCCCTGGCTTTGCCCTGAGCCCTCTGCTCCTGAGGACCCTTCCTGCCATGCCACCTCGCTCACGGCCACCCTTACCCTTGCAGAGAGACGAGGAGTCCGCATCGCCCGGGCCCTGGTGGGCTCCTTCATGACGGCGCTGGAGATGGCCGGGGTCTCCCTCACCCTCATGCTGGCAGACGAGGAGCTGGTGGGGCTGATCGGTGAGCGCCCGCAGGTGGGGAGGTGGCACGGGACATGCGGGGTGGCCCTGGATGCCGGCACTCGTGGGCACACGGGACCGGTGCCCGGCCGCTGGCGCTGCTGGATGCGGTGTCATGGATTCAGCGGCTCCTGCTGAGCTGGCGCTTGCCTCCCCCCTCTCCGGCTGCTCTAGATGCCGAGACCACGGCCATGGCTTGGCCCAACCTGGTTGCGGGGCCTGCCATGAGCCAGAGACCGGAGGTGCCGGCACCAAACGAGGGACCAGAGACAGCTCAGCAAGCGCCCAGCACAGGTCAGGGCGGCTGCGGGAAGAAGCTGTCGCCGCTCTTGTTGCCTCAGCTTCCCCGCCTCCCCTGAGTTCAAGGCCGGGCTGGGGGTGACGtctcctccctgcagggccCGGTGCAAAGTGGGTGCAGCTGGTCCTGGAGCGGGtgtgcagcaccctgctgggCCTGCAGGACAAGCTCAACGAGCTGGACCGCGCGGCGGGCGACGGGGACTGCGGCCACACACATGCCCGGGCCGCGCGAGGTGCGTGCCGGCCCTTGCCTGGGCCACGGTACCCCCGCTGCCCCCTCGGAGGAGCGGGGGCCGCTCCACGATGTCCCTTGGTGGGGAGCGAGGACCCCCAGGCCACTCTACCCACCTGGGGGCAGGGTCCCCCCACGTTGCTGGgtccccacagcctcccctcTTATCCCCTCCGCCCCGCAGCCATCCAGGAGTGGGTGCGGAGCCGGCCCCCgccggcagccccagcccagctcctctcGGCCCTGGCCgacctgctgctggagaagatgGGCGGCTCCTCCGGCGTGGTGAGTGCGGGGCAAGAGGAGGGAGCGCGGATCCGGAcccccgctgtccccccccgccgccgccgccgcgggtGGTGACGGGGCCGGCGTCCCCGCAGCTCTACGGGCTGTTCCTGACGGCGGCCGCCCGGCCCCTGCACAACCGCAGCGACCTCCCGACGTGGGCTGACGCCATGGACGCCGGCATCGAAGCCATGCAGCGGTGAGTGCGGCGGGACCCCCGCGGaaccccccccggcccctccgcggGACCCTGCCAAGTCCTATGCTCGCCACGCAGGTACGGAGGAGCTGCCCCGGGGGACAGGACGATGGTGAGTGCCGCCGCGCAAGGGGAAGCGCGGCGGGGCCCCGACGCTGCCcacctgctctgggtgctgtCGGCGGCCCCGGCGCTCAGCCCCCTGCCCGTGTCTCCCAGCTGGACTCGCTGTGCGCCGCGGCGCAGGCGCTGCACGCCCTGCGCGGCCCCGGAGCCGACCTGCTGACGGTGCTGGCCTCCGCCGTGCAGGtacggggacgggggggggacCTAGGGTGGGCAGAGCGGGCTGGGAACGGCTGCACCGGGCCGTGCTGGCCGCATCCTGAGCGCTCCCCGTTTCCCCTGGCAGAGCGCGGAGGCGGCGGCAGAAGCCACCCGGCACATGGAGGCCGGCGCGGGCAGAGCCAGCTACATCAGCTcggcccagctgctgcagcctgaccCCGGGGCGGTGGCGGCAGCGGCTGTGCTGCGCGCCGTgctggaggggctgcggggctgagGGAGGGCGGCCGGCTTgtggctgcccccccccgccccggctccccagggctgcagcagcgaTGGGAGACACGGCAGCACGCCCCGAGCACCCCCAATGAATATTTGCGGTCCCACCGAGTTGGCCCAGAGCGTCTGTCCTCCTGCAGAGAGGGGTGGGGTGGTGGGGATTGGGCCCGGGGGGAGGCAGCTGGCCCCTTGGGGCCACGTCCCCACGTCAAGGGGGGATCCAGCCAGCCCTGAGCTCAGCCTGAGCGTGACGGCCGGGGAGGAAGGAAGCTGCCGGGCTACCCACGAGCCCTCCTTTCTGCCCCGTGGCTGGGTGGGGAAACCATGAGGCTCACATGGCTGCACTCACGGGGTCTGGAGGAGGCTCCAGGAGGGGGGCAAAACAGGAACTTGAGGGCCGGGGCAGAGCTTGCCCTGCAGCACATGGTTGGGGGAACCACACAGCAGACTCAGAACAGGGTGAACATGAGGACTGGCCTGGGCTGCCCCAAAGGACGCAGGTGCAAGAGCGCTGCGGAAGCCAGCATTTTATTAGGCGTCCCTGAGGGCTGCTGAGCTGGtcccaccaccacacacacatcCCCGCGAAGGGTAAGGCACGGCGCGAGGGCTCCTGCCGTCCCCGTGGAGGagacggggctggggcagcccacGCTGTGCTGGgtcccaccaccaccagtcAGGGGGTGCTCCTCTGGCGGCTTCCAACCTGACGAGGTGCCCGAGATGGCACCGCAGGGCTCAGGGGCAGCCGATTTGGCACAGATCGCGGTCCAGGCGCGAGGGGACAGCTGGACCCcgcaggagctggcaggcagaggCACGAGGACGCAGGCAGGAGCGCGGCGCTGCAGCTGCTCTTGTcctgaggctggcaggaggcCAGTGCTGGGCCACAAGGGAGGCAAAGAGACGTCCCCACCGCAGCGGCATCTCTGCTGTAAGGCAGCTGACCCCGTTCTTCCCACCAACAGAAGAGCGTTAGGCACAGGCAGCCCGGCGAAGGCGAGGCGTCGGGGCAGGCGGGACAGCAACGGGGTCGGAGAGCTCCGGGCTGGCAGCCCCGGGACGGCAGGGACAGATCTCGGAGGCGTCAGCGCTCGGTGccgagcaggggctgcagggagacgTGGGTGAGCCTGGAGCCTGCgctcccctgcccagcccacCCCGGGGACGGACCAGCTGGGGCCGTGGTGGGAGGCAGACCCCCGGCTCGGCTCCTCAAAGCCTCCCTGGGAGCTGATgcgcagccctgcagcactgcgGGTACCTGGCGCGTGTCCGTGGAGTCGTCCTCGGGGCGCTTCCAGTCTGGGTTGGCCAGGGcgcacagcaccagcaccccGAAGAGGATGATGAGGAGCCCCAGCATGTTGGCGAAGACGGCCTCGGGGGCAGGCGGTTGTACGGCGTCGTTGCTGTCCCGTTCTTCCTGCGGAGAAGAATCGCAAGGCTCGCCTCGCTGTGCCTATTGTGCGccgccccgggggctgcgggctggcTCCATGcccccagcacagcttcacGTGCTACAGCGGGAATAACCCCGCTACCCCAGCAGCCCCGTAACACCGCACCCGTGGCCACCTGTCCCATCTGAGGCTGTGACAGTCCCCTGGCCCCTGAGGGTGCTGCTGCAAGGAGCTGCCAGGGGCTGGTATACAAAgcagcacggggctggaggTGACAGCTGGAGGATTAAGACCCTTCCTTGACACGTCCAGCCTTCCCCTCAGCCCACATCACCCTTTATCCACCCTGCAGCGGGGAGCTGTGGTAGTTAACCACGcacctggggtggggggaaagtTTTCACTTCCCTTAGTTAAGCCCGTGCTTAGTTTCGGTTGATACCACTGCAAGCGCAGAGATAAAaatgcagccccagctccccagcctctctCCCTGCGGGGACTTTCCCCATGGTTGGTCcggcagagcccagcccagcacccgcTGCAACACTCACAGGCTGAAGAAGAGCTTCTCGTTGATGCCCGACACGCAGGACGCCACAGAGAGCATGAGAATGGTGGAGCCAAAGAAGACGTGGACGGGCTTGTAAAGGGCACGGAGCCAGGGGGGCGAGTAGGGCAGCAGGAAGGCGCTGAAGCCAACCAGCCACTGCGGGGACAGGAATTGAGGAAGGGAAGTTTGGGGGGGGCTAGGATATGGGGGGAGGGCCGGAACACGCACCCACCTGGCAGGAAAAGAGCAGCACGgtggccagccccagccagctgtGCAGCGAGTACATGTTGGGCGTCTTGGAGGCGTTGTGGAAGCCGAAGACGGCCACCAGCCCCACCACGGTGAGGCCGAAGGCCGTCAGGGCCAGGGCGCCGTGCAGGACCTTCCAGGGGAGCTTGGGGCCGCGCCAGGCGGCGGGCAGGCGGTACACCAGGGCCGCTGGCGGGCGAGAGGGGTcagggggagccggggggggggggggggggggggggggggggtggggggggggagccgccCAGCCCCGCACCCCCCAAACTCACCTGCGCCGTACAGCACCACCATGCCCGCCACCATCAGCACCGGTGCCAGTTGAACATGCGGGCGCCGCCGTCCCAGGCGAAGCCGCCGCGCCAGCGCTGGCACCAGGCGCCGACGAAGGCCAGGCAGAGGAAGCCCCAGGCCGCCCAGGAAGGCgcagaagggctggaagggCACGGCCAGCATCgctgcggcggggcggcggcacTGCCTGGCGGGGAGAGCGAGGCGCCGTCAGCCCCCCCGGCGGCTCCCTGCCCGGCTCCGGGCTGCGGGCAGGCACCCGGGGGAGGAGCCGGCCCGAAAGGGGAACCCCGctgcgccggggggggggggcggcccggccGCCAGGAACACACctcccggggagggggggggggggggagtcccGGGTGCCCCCcgggtgcccccagcacccgcagccccgTCAGCTCCGGCAGGCCTGATCCCCGCGGGCACCTGCGGCGCCCtccgcggcccggcccccccgaacctgcccccgctgccccctcaCCGGCTGCGGGGAAGGAGCCCCGCGGCTCCCTCCGCCGCCCCCTCGCCCTCGCCCTCGCCGGGCGCCGCCATGTTGGCGGGGGGGCGCTCCGGCCGCCCGTCTCGGTGGTgcccccgccccgggccggCGGGAGCCGGCGAGAACCGGCGAGAGCGGCGGCTAGAGCGGCCCCCGCGCGCTtccgccctcccccccccccccccggcgccgtTGCCGTGGAGACGCAAGATGGCGGCCGCGGGTGAGCGCcgggcggcgggaggggggcgcggcgggggcaCCCCGGCAGCGGCAGCACCGGGCACCGCCGGGACGGCGCCGAGGGATCctcgggggtggggggggctgcgggccggggggggcgaTTCCCATCCCCGGGGTCCCCTGTCAGAGaagggcccccccccccccccgctgccccggcccctTCCTCACCCGCGCCTCCCTGCCcgtccccgggcagccccgctcctgcGCCGCCTCCTCGGCTCCTCCCGTGCGAGCTGCCCCTTCGGGGAGCGCGGTGCTGCGGGGTGAGGTGACGGGGAGCGGTGCTGGGTCACGGCgtgccccggcccggccccgcagcgtGGCCCGCTCAGCACCGCCGGGGAGAGGTGTGAGTAATCTGCCCGCACCCACCAGGGCTCGCACGTCTTCCTCGTCCCTGCGTTTCTTTTCCTGGTTGCTCCGTGAAATCGGGGGCAGCGGAAGCCCTGGAGGGTGGGAGAGAGCAACCTTGTTTGTGAGAGCCCAGCTTACGGAACAGGGGCCGGGGCAAAGCTTGGCGTCTGTGCCAGGAACCGTGAGGATGTGCCGTGGCTTTGACGCTGCTTTGGGTTTCCTGGCTGAGGAAGGTCGCAGGGTTCAGGAGCTGCCCCCGCCCCGTTGTGGGGGGTTGCGTCCAGCCCTACCAAGCAAAACCTCCGCTCCCCCCTCAGGTGCCAGCTGTAGGGAGCGGCGATGCTGAGCCCCCGGCGCCACACCATGAGCTGCCTGCACCTCTGGGGATGCCGGGGCTGAGGGCTCTAGCCCCCGGGGAAGGAGGATGCTCCAGACCAGCAACTACGGCCTGGTGCTGTTCCTgcagtttctgctgctgttctacGACCTGTTTGTCAACTCCTTCTCGGAGCTGCTCCGCACAGCCCCCGCCGTCCAGCTCGTCCTCTTCATGTGAGCGCTGGgcgggcagggcggcggggcAGGAGGGCCGGGCTCTCCCGCGTCACCGGGGTCTCACCGcgcctctcctctccctcagcaTCCAGGACATCGCCATTCTTTTCAACgtcatcatcatcttcctcaTGTTCTTCAATACCTTCGTCTTCCAGGCCGGGCTGGTCAACCTCCTCTTCCACAAGTTCAAGGGGACCATCCTGCTGTCCGCAGCCTACCTGGCGCTCAGCATTTCCTTCCACGTCTGGGTCATGGtaggctgggggctgcccgcTTCTCCCAAGGGCACGCGGGCAGCAGCCACCACCCCCTGCTGCCTTCTGTCTCTCTCCCAGGAGAGGCAGGGCACGGTTTCCCGCTGCTGGGGACGTTTTGGTGTGCCCCCATCCCTGTTATCCCCCTGGGGTTCCCCGCCTGCCCCCCGCCGTAGCTCtcgggctggcagggagctgccgcATCCCAGCCCCCGCCCTCAGCATCGTGACCTGCTGCAAAATCCTCTTTCCCCAGGGAAAACGTGGTGGctctggctgcctgctgccgcAGAAGCCCACGCTGGAGTGATCCCTGCTGAAGGCTGTGGCGGCAGCTCCCAGTTTACCTGGGATTAATCCCCAGCAAACGCCCGcgcagggaggctgggggcagcccccttCCTGCTGGCATCGAGCCCCGGGGGTTCCTGCTCTGTCCAAGCAGCCTtgtccccttctctcccccGTCTCAGCccccctgtcccagctgccaGTTCCCAAAACGAGCAGCTGCCgggccctgcccagcccctcctctgcagggctggggcgaGGGCTTGTCCCCACCCTgctgccccggggccggggTAGGGGCCGGGGTAGTGCCCGGGGCTGGCCCGGGGCCATCCTGCCCACGCTGTCCGGGCAGGGGATTGATGGGGATTTGCAGGGATCTGAAGTGTGAAGCCAGAATAGGTCCTGGCTCGCTGGCCAAATCCCCTGAGCTGCTTAACCTTTGGGGTGCGGGTGCTCCCGGAGCCAGCAGCATCACATGGACCCGCGGGGCACAGGTCCAGCCCCCGCCCGCCGGGATCAGCGGCGTGCCAGGCCGCAGGAGCCAGAGGTGCTGCCCCCAAGCTGACGCACGGGTTCTTCCGTGTCTTTGTCCGTGTCAGAACCTGCGGTGGAGGGACTCCAGCCGCTTCGTCTGGACCGAGGGCCTGCAGAcgctttttgttttccagcgGCTGGGTAAGGGCTCGCGttggctggggcagcaggaccagccctgcctggggggACTGGGGGCTCCTGGAGGCCGTGTGGGCACCCCCGGCCCTTCTGGCCGTAACCCCAAAGGCGGGGGGCCTGCcctcacctccctccctcccgcagcGGCCGTGCTCTACTGCTACTTCTACAAGAGGACGGCGGTGCACCTGGGCGACCCCCTCTTCTACCAGGACTCGCTCTGGCTGCGCAGGGAGTTCGCGCAGTTCCGCGGCTGACGGCACCGCTCCAGCTTGCGGCCCCTCTGCAACTCCTCGCCCCGAGGGACGGATCCAAGAGGCCGGGGGGGGCTTGGCCGGGCCCctcagctccagcccagctgtgctCCTCGGCCTTCCAGCGCCCAGGCCTCCTGCCGGCGCTGGCACGGCTCACGCGGACGGCGGGGATCGGCAGGATGCTCGTGGGGCGTCCTGGTCTGCCCCTGCGTCACAGCCCCTGGTGGGACTGGGGTGTTTTTGTGCGTAGTAAAGAAACAAACTGGCTGCGTTTTCCAGAGTGTGTCTGCGCGTCCCTGGTGtctcctgctcttcccttcctGCCGCGGCCGGCGTCCCTGCCTGTGCCTGGAACTGAGGGGACAGCAGGAAGCTCGCGCAGCCCTGGCCTGCTGGGGGAGTCACAAAGCGGGCTGGTGCCAGCGGGTGGGCCCGCGTGGGGCCCTGCGGGCTCCGCCGGCAGCTCGGACAGACGGACGGGCaaggggggggggccgcggctcagacgggcgcggggccgcggggagggcCGGCCCCGGGCGGCAGCGGGACTCGAACCCGCGGCCCTTGGCCTCGGTCCTCCGGAGCCATAGAGAGGGCGGAGGGAGCGGCGGGCGCGCTCCCCGCCGGTTGCCATGGAGACGCAAGATGGCGCCCAGGGGtgagcgcggcggggccgggccgggccgggcggtACCggagggggaggctggggggcgcggggcggtgccgtgaccccccccccccccccgcccttccCGGCCACGGCCGCCGCTCCCCCGCAGGCCGCCAGCGCTCCTCGGCGCcgctgcaggtgctgctctTCCTCAACGGGTGGTACAGCGCGACCTACTTCGTGGCGGAGGCCTTCATCTTCGCCTACAAgggtgagccccccccccccccctcctcctcctcctcctcctcctcctcctcctcctcctcctcacgcCCCCCTCAGCCCCGCGGCGGACGGGGGCGCTGAGCCGGCCGTGCccgcagcgctgctgctgccctacCCCGTCAGCAACCTGCTGCTGGacgcgctgctgctgctcctctacCTGGGCACCGAGGCCACCCGCATCTTCTTCGGTGAGTCGTGGGGAACGGGCGGCCTCCAGCCACGgccccctccaccccacccccccccccgccgccgcccccacATCCCGGGGTCGGTGTGGGGGGAACGGGggcggcccccgccccgctgACCGGGCGCCCCGCAGGCTCCaagggcaacctgtgccagcggAAGGTGCCGCTCTCCGTCAGCCTGGCCCTCACCGTGCCGGCGGCCGTGATGGCGGCCTActacctgctgctgcagacctACGCCCTGCGCCTGGAGGCCATCCTCAGCGCCATCCTCCTGCTCTTCTACGCcgcggagctgctgctgggcgtCCTCGCGCTGCTCTCCTTCTCCAGGTACCGCGCGGGGCGAGGGCAGCGCCGGGGCGCCGCGTGGTGCCGGGTGCTAACACATCCCGCATCCTTTGCAGCGTTGAtgtgtattgaggccctgcaCCAGAGGACCCGAGGCACAGGTACGCGAGACAGCAGTGAGCCAGCGGCCCCAGCCCGCCTCCCAGGCCCTCGCTGGCACCCGTGGGCAGCCCGAGGAGCGGTCTCCCCGCTGCCCGATCCCCTCCGCTTTGCCCGCAGCATGTGCGAGCGAGCGACGCGCTGGGCAGcacctgccctgctgccacccgGCCCCCGGGGCTTGTGACACACAGGTCAGTTCAAGGTAcggagaattattttttttctaccgTGTTCTCAGAATCATTCACTATtttccaataaatatttatttttacctggtGCCTGGGCATGTGGCGTCTCACAGGGCAGCGGGCTGGGCACGGAGCGCTCAGGAGCTTCCAGCACGGCACCGCCTGTACTGACCCCCGCCCCACGGCGCTGCCCAGAGCTCCCCAGGGGGGCACAAGGAGCCCCTTGGAAGTGCCAGAGGACAGGGGGGCACTTGGCTCTTGCTGCCCTTCCCTCCCATGCGGCCTTGTTCCCCACAGCTTGTTGTTCCTTGTTCCGTACCACACTCACACCGCATCCATCCCCTAAAAGTCCTGACAGAAGCTCCCTGCAGCGCCATATAAAAGATTGACAACGTCATCAAGTTTATTACACAATTTCCAACCTAtcagaaagacaaacaaatcTAGTCACTGCGAGCAGGAGGGGCAGCGCCTCGCTGGGTGGTTAATAGGGGTTTGCTCTGCACTTTTCCCCACTATttggaaagaaactaaaaatttgtgtcatttaagtaaaaaaacaGAACTCTCCCACCAAATGCTCCCCCCAGCACTCACCCGCTAAGCCGGCACCTCATGGTactttacagaattatttttttttcttttgttttgtgtgattTTAGCCTAAAAAGACCTCTGGAGCCGGGTTtctcctctccagccacagtTCAGAGGGCAAGACCACCCGGCTGGCATCCCTGGGGGCTGGAAGTCACTCTGGGTCTCCCTAGCTCGCCCCGACCCCCTTGGGCTCCTCCAGCGAACAGCCTGTGCCGGAGGGACccgtgcggggctgggggctgctccctgaCCTCGAAGCGGCTGCGCACAGCTCTGCGCAGCCCCGCCAGGCACGGAAACCTCCCGGCCTTGTCCCCAACACCCCTGTCCCAGCCTGCGAGTGTGCCCCGCAGCCGGCGTGCCACCGCACGCAGAGGGGCCGTGCCACACCGCCCGTTGGGAAAGGGGGGTCAGGGCAACGCCGCGGGGAAGGGGGCAGCCCCTTGCAGGGACCGCGCGGTCCCCGAGGCCCGCTGGCTGCGGGTGGCGGCCCGCCCTGCCTCCTCCGCTTCCTCTAAAACAAGGAAGGCTCTGCGGGAGAGGCCGGCTCCACGCGGGGCCCCGCTGGCgcctgctggccagagctgcgCTGCTTCGGGAGACGTGCGCGGAGGCGGCGATCCCGCTGGGAAAGtcggggcaggggaagggggcgACCCCTGCCCGGCTCCCACCCCAGCAcgctgccccccgccccagcTGGGCAGGCgagagcggggccgggctgcgctTCCCCTCCGCCGGCCGGAGGGAGGCTGGGACCAGGCACAACTTCCCTGCGCCTCCTCCGGCCAAACCAGACACGGGGCGCGAGCTGCACGCCTCCAAGCCCCCCCGCTGCAGGCGCCTGGTGGGGATCCGTCCCCTTCCAGACGCCCCCAAagggctgcagagaggaaaaggctCACAAACCTCCCTCCGTGGTATAAAAGCACCGTTTCTCTTTGGGTCCAAGTATCCgcggagcggggctgccccaGGCTCCCCGGCTTCCAGCCTCTCCccgggaagcagcagcagcggcggtGGGTGCGGGCAAGGGCTCAGGCCCCAAGGCCACGAGGTGTCGGAGGGAGTCCGCGGGGCGCAGCGCGGCCCTTCCTCGGGGCGCAGCGCGGCCCTTCCTCGGGTGCCCGGAGAgagccgggggcggcgggcagggggcagggggtggaGCGGCCTCGGTGGCACAGTCCTGGTCGAGGTGAGGAGATACGAGTCCATTAAAAACCACTTACTGCCGAACTCCTGCAGGGGAGAGAGCGGAGAGGGGTGGTCAGCGCTGCTCCAGAGACCCCGCGCCTCCCCCACGGGCGTCCCCAGTCCTGCGGGTGCCTTGCCGCCGGCTCACCTGTCTCAGTGGTGCCGGTCCCTCTCTCTGTCCCTGTCCCGATGCCGCTCGTGCTCCCGGTTCCGCTCCTGGAAATAGTCCTCGTGCCGGTCCTCGCTGTGCAGCAGGTCCCGGTGCCGCCGGCTGCTCTCGCGGGACCGGCTGGGAGAGCGCTCCCGAGACCGGTGTCGTTTCCTGGGGAAACGGAGCAAAGGGTTCTGGTCACCTCCCGGGGGGACCTGGCCGGGTCTCTCCCCACAGGGGGGACGGAGACCAAGACCGGGACCCTGAGACAGGGTGCCCGTGGCGCCACCCGCAGGCAGTGGtacctggaggagctgctgctggcgcCTGTGCTGTAGGACTTGGCTTCGATCCCATGCAGGCAGTCTttgagggaggagaggaggacgCGGCACCGCTCGTCGTTGGCGACGCGGGACTGCTTGATGACGGCGATGGCCGTGAGGAGGGTCTCGATGGCGTCGCTGTAGTCGCCTGggcgggagcggagcggggctgaGGGATGCAGGCGAGCCGCGGGGTCGGGGCAgggcggggggacgggggggacgCAGTCAGCATTACCTGCGCTGGCGCCCGACACCGCCTTGGAAATGGCGCT
The genomic region above belongs to Cygnus olor isolate bCygOlo1 chromosome 5, bCygOlo1.pri.v2, whole genome shotgun sequence and contains:
- the TMEM216 gene encoding transmembrane protein 216 isoform X2, with translation METQDGAQGPPALLGAAAGAALPQRVVQRDLLRGGGLHLRLQGNLLLDALLLLLYLGTEATRIFFGSKGNLCQRKVPLSVSLALTVPAAVMAAYYLLLQTYALRLEAILSAILLLFYAAELLLGVLALLSFSSVDVY
- the TMEM216 gene encoding transmembrane protein 216 isoform X1, coding for MAPRGRQRSSAPLQVLLFLNGWYSATYFVAEAFIFAYKALLLPYPVSNLLLDALLLLLYLGTEATRIFFGSKGNLCQRKVPLSVSLALTVPAAVMAAYYLLLQTYALRLEAILSAILLLFYAAELLLGVLALLSFSSVDVY
- the LOC121071703 gene encoding translation initiation factor IF-2-like; amino-acid sequence: MDSYLLTSTRTVPPRPLHPLPPARRPRLSPGTRGRAALRPEEGPRCAPRTPSDTSWPWGLSPCPHPPPLLLLPGERLEAGEPGAAPLRGYLDPKRNGAFIPRREVCEPFPLCSPLGASGRGRIPTRRLQRGGLEACSSRPVSGLAGGGAGKLCLVPASLRPAEGKRSPAPLSPAQLGRGAACWGGSRAGVAPFPCPDFPSGIAASAHVSRSSAALASRRQRGPAWSRPLPQSLPCFRGSGGGRAGRHPQPAGLQAGTGVLGTRPGGFRAWRGCAELCAAASRSGSSPQPRTGPSGTGCSLEEPKGVGAS